Genomic DNA from Telopea speciosissima isolate NSW1024214 ecotype Mountain lineage chromosome 2, Tspe_v1, whole genome shotgun sequence:
AGCAGGTTAATATCCTATAATTCTTTTGAATGGCTTCAGAAATATCCATAATAGTTCTTGATGCCTAATCACaataagaggaaagaaaaaccCTCATATTGGATGTTGGaaaattctttaattaatttCCATTTTCTTGTTTGCAAATTTTACAGTTTAACAGGGTCAGGAATTCTAGCTGTCTCTGGTATTATTTTGCTTTATATCTCAGCTGGTCTTGCTGTGTGGTCATTGGCTGTGTACATGAGGAAGATATGGAGAGTATTGCTGAAGTAAGTTCGTCATCTGTTCTTAAGCTTGGCTGTGAGAGGGTAATCACTCTGGGTCTATGCtagagattttttttggatgtcTTCGTGTAATTTGAATGACCCAATGCAGTGACCGATCTTTATTCTATCCCCATTCACAGCAGCAGGACTTCTTCAGATAAAGTAGCTGACAGGGAAGCTGTTTTCCCTATAGTCCCAACATTTTTAGATTAGTTCCAATGGAAACTGGCCAGGAGGAGTGAATAATCCATGTttttgttgtgtcactttcattgattaAGAAGTGATGATTAGGGCTGACAGTAGGATGTGTTGGAGTCTCAAAACTCACAAATTATTTTTCTTCGGGGGTGAACTGGGAGGAAGGTTCACCTCTAAACTATTGTAAGATATTTTAGATGTCTAGCAGATGGCATTTTGTGGGAATTTGTTACTGTTGTAATGGCAGTTAGTCATGGGAAGTGGTTTGTCCACTGGTGGCTCTTCAGCACATCTGCTCGGCCAGAATAGTTCTTATAGAGCATTGTCACTGCTGTCAGTTTCTCATGTGGAGAAAAATCAGGAAGTTCGGTTTAATGGGTCCATAATTGTTGAAGATCTTTGGGAAAGTGTTTATAGAAATTGAATTAACTGGTATGTAAACATGGATGATTAAATTAAACATACTTAGATATCTTGCCAAAGATCTTTATTGGGACGAAATTTAGTTGCAGAATTGCAAAGAAACATAAGAATATTGTAGCCTTTGTACCCAAAACCagatggaggaaaaaaaaaaaacttaaagcAGATTGAATTCTTTCGTTTTTGCTTTCTGTTTTCATATGTATTCATTCGTATCTTTGTTTATGTTGCTTTGCCCTCTTTATTTCCATTTGTGATGAAGAGTCTGTTGATGCATGTGTAGGCTCTAGTAGACCTAGGAGTTCAACCAAGGCCGGGGTTCAGTTCGTTGATCAAATTTCTGAACCAAATTTACCcccgttttcttcttcttttctgagAAAAAGGTAAGAGGGATTTTGAAAAATGAAACTACAGGATTGTTATTAGTTACCCACCTAAAAAAACCATTCATTCCAGTGATCAAGCCCAGTCAATCCCTCTTTcctgttttcttttattgatcaCCAGAAATTTTAATAGAGCTTCAATGAGAGTCAATGATGTTACAATTTACCCTTGATATGTATTTCAAGCTTTTTATCAAACTACATTGAGGTTACCTGATGTCTGAAAGTATGCTTAACGCACGACACTGATAGGTGTAGGCTGTTCTCATGGCCGGGCCAAAAGACCTTCCAGAGGCACCAAAGAAACTCAAacggaagaagatgaagaagtcaTCAATGTCGTCTCCCAAGATAGCTGAAATGGAGATTACACCCTATCACCAAGGTTTATGATAAAAGGAAGATCCAAAGTTTAGTATTCTTGTCAGACTTGGTGAACAGAAGAGCAGAAAAGAGAACTCTTCAAAGCTTGCAAAGGGCTGGTGAATTCCCTTCTTGCAGTGGGTGGAGGGGGGAGATGGGGAAGGCAGGGAAGGACAAGTAGAGAACGAAGAAGAATTGTCGGATTTTAACAGGTTTGCTGGAGGGTCTATAGGCAAagttaaaaatatgaaaaagtgAGGTACTCTATGAGTAGTTTTCTAATAGTGAAGTACCTCAAACATATTTTTCTCAAGCATTGGGTACCTTAACACTGATTTCCTGtatataaaattaaagaatgaagaacaaggggaATACATCTAATGTTTAAATCAATATGGACCTCTAGTTTAGATCTGTCAAactaaatcaaaatttatgtttGATATACTCTTTGTCCATAGAGTGCTTTTCCATTGAAAGTGCATGCTTAAGCATTTTAATTTGAGAGTTCTCACTTCAGTGTTGAATTCAAGGACTACGAGGGAGAGCTCCAACCCCATACAAAGGGATTGGAAAGTGATCACTTGACCTACGTAGGTTAGATCGATACCacaagagaaacaaaagagaaatcgTCCATCGTAATCTCGACAAACTCCCTCAGATTGCCCATTTCCTTGATAAAGCTGTTTGATCGATGTCACGAGTATAACAAGTTTCTAGGTTATTTTAGTCATGGATGTGagtgttaagaaaacaatgtcCAGAATGacgatttgtagaagaaaacgAGAAACAGAGAAAACACACAACACATAACaccagagatttacgtggttcacccccaagttGAGAAGCTACGTCCACGGTCGAGCAATAGAACAGATTTTACTATCTTTTGAAAATGTTACGAAACCTCTCATACAACCCtctcagagataagaacattatatagagaagtcCTAACCCAAGGAAGTACAAAAATATCCCTGGACCCAGAAAATTGCCAAACCGGACAGGATTGGACCAAAATATAACATATGCCCTATAATATAccatttcgaagatctcgacgagcacAACACAACTCCTTGCCCTTGGCAGGGATGTTTGCCATTTTTCAGCAATCCAAGATTGTTTCGAGACCAAAATGGCCCTCCGAAGATCCcaaatcaagcttcaccaatagcAGTGAGTagattggattttgattttgacctATTCTCTATCCAATCTGATTAAGATTATGGGGAAGAAAAATTTCTTATAATGCCAGTGTATTATTGTCCTTACATGTGAGTTTttatagttttctttcttttactttgaCCATTTGAACCTCACGTGGATTATTATAGTACAATGCTagcttaatttcaaaattacATGCGGGCACCCTTAATAAGAGTCAGATTATTGTAATATCCCTGGTAAAATGTCCTATATACCCCCTATTTCAGTATTTTTCCCATAATACCTCCCTCCATCGCCTAAACTTGCACGCTGGTGTTGGAGGGATCCCTCCCCCCAATTAGTTAATTCCacttttcttcccttccctttaccACCGGAGGGAAACCATGAATCGGACGATCCTTAATTGAAATCTAGGTTTTGGGCTATGTAGGGCCGATTCCTATTGATTCCGTCCGGATCGACGGCAATCCGTAATCCGGACCCTTATTCGGGCTTTAAAACCCTGCTTAAAGCTATTTGCGAGGAAGAACAGAGCAAGACAAGAAGATACAGGGTCCGAATGGATGAGGATAATAGGGCCTCTGAAAAATCACGTTTCAACCATAGCTGCCACCACCACTGGCTGTATCCAACGAGTGCTCGCAAGCCTGTATCGTTCCGATGGGGTGGACTATGGTGCTTATGGTCACCTCATACAACACTGCACCGACCACCGTCTCGTTGGCCCGGGCAAGCAGATTCATGCCCGCATTGTCGTCTTGTCCGTCGTCCCTGACAACTTTCTCGCTTCAAAGCTGCTCACTTTTTATTCTAAGTCGGGTTTTCTTTTCGAAGCCTTCAAGGTGTTCGACAAAATTCCACataaaaatatcttttcatggAACGCAATGCTCATTGCTTGCTCTTTACACAATAAACACGAAGAAACTCTGAAGCTCTTCTCGTCTCTAGTTTCTTCTTCAACAGCCACTGTTGTACCCGATAATTTTACGGTTACTTGTCTTTTAAAAGCGCTGTCATCTTTGCATCCTGATTCAAGCTTGGGTAAGGAGATTCATGGTTTTGTGCTTCGACATGGGTTTGAGTGTGACATCTTTGTGCTCAATGCTATGGTTACCTTCTATGCTAGATCCGGAAATTTGAATCTGGCAAGGAAGTTGTTCGATGGGATGTTAGATAGAGATATTGTGTCTTGGAACTCTATGATTTCTGGTTATTCTCAGGCTGGAATGTATGAGGATTGTCTGAGACTGTATAGTGAAATGGAAAGTTCGCCCGGTTTGAGACCTAACGGGGTAACGGTGGTAAGTGTCATGCAGGCTTGCACGCATTTAAAGGACCTTGTCTTTGGCATGGAAGTTCATCAGTTTGTaattgggaaaaaaattgaGGTGGATGCTTCGGTCTGCAATTCCATCATTGGGATGTATGCAAAATGTGGGAGTCTGGACTATGCTCGAGAACTATTTGAAGAGATGATCGAGAGGGATGAAGTTACTTATGGCTCGATGATTTCCGGGTACATGCTTCATGGGTATGTTGATGAAGCAATGGATTTATTCTGGAAAATGGAAAAACCAGGATTAAGTACATGGAATGCTATCGTTTCTGGTCAGGTTCAGAATAATCGTCACGAGGGCATTCCTGAACTCCTGCGAAAGATGCAAGCTGTAGGTTTTAGACCGAACTCTGTGACACTTTCAAGTGTTCTTCCcactttttcatatttttcaaacctaaaaggTGGGAAACAGATCCATGGTTATGCCATTAGGAATAACCTTGATGAGAACATCTATGTGGGTACAGCCATAATTGACACATATGCGAAAGCTGGGTTTCTGCAGGGGGCTCACAAGGTCTTTGAGCGATTGAGGAGTAGAAGTTTGATTGTTTGGACTGCTATAATCTCGGCATATGCAGCACACGGTGATGCAAA
This window encodes:
- the LOC122650025 gene encoding pentatricopeptide repeat-containing protein At2g37310, with protein sequence MRIIGPLKNHVSTIAATTTGCIQRVLASLYRSDGVDYGAYGHLIQHCTDHRLVGPGKQIHARIVVLSVVPDNFLASKLLTFYSKSGFLFEAFKVFDKIPHKNIFSWNAMLIACSLHNKHEETLKLFSSLVSSSTATVVPDNFTVTCLLKALSSLHPDSSLGKEIHGFVLRHGFECDIFVLNAMVTFYARSGNLNLARKLFDGMLDRDIVSWNSMISGYSQAGMYEDCLRLYSEMESSPGLRPNGVTVVSVMQACTHLKDLVFGMEVHQFVIGKKIEVDASVCNSIIGMYAKCGSLDYARELFEEMIERDEVTYGSMISGYMLHGYVDEAMDLFWKMEKPGLSTWNAIVSGQVQNNRHEGIPELLRKMQAVGFRPNSVTLSSVLPTFSYFSNLKGGKQIHGYAIRNNLDENIYVGTAIIDTYAKAGFLQGAHKVFERLRSRSLIVWTAIISAYAAHGDANSAVALFREMLVNGIQPDSVTFTAVLAACAHAGVVDEAWKIFDAILSGFGIQPVVEHYACMVGVLSRAGKLSEAAEFISKMPIEPNAKVWGALLNGASVSGDVELGKFVFEQLFEIEPENTGNYIIMANLYSRAGRWDEAERIREKMRRIGLKKIPGCSWIETSSGQQIFIAGDVSNRMSEEIYEMLEGFAELMREEGYVPVNELHEECL